Below is a window of Arcobacter arenosus DNA.
TTGTTTCAACATTATTAACTGTTGCAGGCATTCCATAAAACCACTCACACTCTTTTCCATGTGGCTTAAGTCTAGGGTGTCCTCTTTTACCTTCAATTGATTCAATTAAAGCAGATTTTTCACCACAAATATATGCTCCTCCACCTCTATGAACAGTAATATCAACTCTGAAGTCGTACTTATTCATAACTTTATCACCAATAATTCCTGCTTCGTAAGCTTCATCAATTGCTGCATTTAATCTATCAATGAACCATTTATATTCACCTCTAATATAAATATACGCATCATTTGCTTGCATAGCCCAACAAGAAACTATAATACCTTCAATAAGTAAGTGTGGATCGTATTGGAAAATTTGTCTATCTTTAAAAGTACCTGGTTCTGATTCATCACCATTAACGATTAGATATCTTGGTCTTTCATCAACAGGTGGCATTAATTTCCATTTTGGTCCACAAGCGGCACCACCACCACCTTTTCCTCTAAGACCTGATTTACAAACCTCTTCAGTTATATCTTCAGGTTTCATTGAAAATGCTTTTTCTACAGATTCATATCTTCCATTTTTTAAAGCAACTTCTAATTTATGAGAATCTGGAATGTCAAAGTTTTTGCTTACAATTTTTACTAACTCTACAGCCATTACTTACACCCCTCTATAATAGTTTTTAATTTATCAATAGTTAAATTCTCATGATATTCATTATTTAATGCAATCATAGGAGCTCCACCACAAGCACCTTGACATTCAACTTCACTTAAATGGAATTTTCCATCTTCGCTAGTTTGCCCAGGTTCAATCCCTAAAGTATCTTTAATGAATTTTTTAAGCTCAGGTGCTCCCATTAACATACAAGATAAAGTTTTACATAATTCTATGTGGTATGTACCAATTGGTTTTAAATTGAACATTGTATAAAATGTTGCAAATTCATAAACTTCAATTGGAGTTTTCCCTAATTTATCAGCAACAAAAATCATAGCTTCAGGAGATACCCAACCCTCTTGCTCTTGTACTAACCATAGTGCTGGAAGCATCATTGCATCGATTTTTGGATATTTTGCTGCAATTCTTGCAAACTCTTTTTCGTTTTCTTCAGTATATTTAAATTTACTCATTATCTATCAAACTCCCCAGCAATAAAGTTCATACTTGCCATTGTAACAACAGCATCTGCTAACATATTACCTTCAACAATTCTTGCATATCCACCTAATGCATAATAACATGGTGGTCTACACTTAATTTTGTAAGGTGTTCCTGAACCATCACTCACAGTATAAAAACCTAATTCTCCATTAGCACCTTCAGTTGCTCCATAATATTCACCTTTAGGAACTTTAATCCCTTCAAAAGTAAGTTTAAATTGATTCATTAATCCTTCAATATTTCCATATACATCTTTTTTAGATGGTAAGAAAATACCAGGTGCATCAACATTTATTGGACCATCTGGAAGCTCTTTCATAGCTTGTCTAATGATTTTCATTGATTCTCTCATCTCTTCAAATCTACACATGATTCTGTCATAAACATCACCATGAGAACCAACTACAACATCAAAGTCAAAGTTTTCATATCCATAATATGGAGTATCTTTTCTTAAGTCAAAAGGAACTCCAGCTGCTCTTAAGTTAGGACCTGTAATACCAGCATCTAATGCAAATTTTGCATCTATTACACCAACATCTTGAGTTCTATCTTGGAAAATTTTATTGTGTGCAACTAAAGATAAAGAATCATCAATTGCTTTTTCTACATCTTTTAATACATCTTCTAAATCTTCAGCAAAACCTTCATATAAATCAAACTCTAAACCACCAATTCTAGTGTAAGAGTTAGTTAATCTAGCTCCTGTAAGTTTTGAAAATAAATCATAAGCTTTATCACGTGGAGCAAAGATATACCAGAAGTTTGTTAAACCACCTAAGTCAACCATATTTGCTGCATTACATACAATATGGTCTGTTAGTCTACTTAACTCACCAATAATGATTCTAATCATTTTAGCTCTAGGAGTAATATCAATACCTAACATATCTTCGATAGCTTTTGCATAACCAATATTATTTAACATTGCTGAACAGTAGTTAAGTCTATCTGTATATGGAATTACTTGTGAATAGTTGTGAGTTTCACAAGCTTTTTCAAAACCTCTATGTAAGTAACCAATTTCAGTTACACACGCAGTAATTGTTTCACCTTCCATTGCAACAAAGTTTCTAATTGTACCGTGAGAAGCAGGGTGAGATGGACCAATATTTAACATCATAAGTTCTTCTAAATCAGATTCAGAATAACCTTTTCTTTTTAATAAAGGAACCATTTCATCCATTAAATCTTCAGTTTCTGTACAAATTTGTCCCTTTGTAACAGGGTAATCTTTTCTTAATGGATGTCCAACAAATTGGTGGTGATTTAACACTCTTTTTAAATTTGGATGACCTTTAAATCTAATTCCATATTGGTCAAAAGTTTCTCTTTCTGCCCAATCTGCAGCATAATAAAGATCTGTAATAGAATCTATTTCTAATGTTGTATCATTTACATAAGTTTTTAAAGTTAAATGTTTTTTAAAATCACTTGTTCTTAAGATATAAATTACACCAAATCTTGATGGAGTAACATCAGGATATTGTAAGTAATCTACTGCTGTGATATCTAGAAGAATTGTATAGTCTTGTTCCTCTTTAAGAGATTTAATCGTTGCTTTTAAATCTATTGAATTTACAATCATATCTGGTTTAAGCATCTAAAATCCCTTTGAAATTTTTCTCTCTATCTTTGATAATTGACTCATCATAAGATCTTTCTTGAATTCGCATAATTGCATCTAATACAGCCTCTGGTCTTGGAGGACATCCTGCAACATACTCATCAACAGGTATTACTTCATCAATACCTTGTAAAGTTGTGTAGTTATCATAAAAACCACCTGAGCAAGCACAGGCACCCATAGAGATAACCCACTTTGGCTCACACATTTGATCCCAGATTTTTTTTAATACAGGAGCTTGTTTATAAGTAATTGTTCCTGCAACAATTAGTAAGTCTGCTTGTCTTGGTGAGAATCTTACAACTTCTGCACCAAATCTTGATACATCATATTTTGCAGCTGCAACTGACATAAATTCAATACCACAACATGCAGTACCAAATGCCATTGGCCACATTGAATATGATCTTGCCCAGTTAATAGCTTCGTCAAGTTTTGTGGTGATTATTGAATCACCTAAGTTTGCTTCTGCTCCTAATCCCATGATAATGCCTTTTTCTTATACATATATATTAATCCTGCAAATAGTAATCCAATGAAGATAAACATTTTAATAATTCCTGCATAACCAAGATCTAAAATGTTTACAGCCCAAGGAAACATAAATATGATTTCTACATCAAAAAGTAAAAAACCAATAGCAACAAGATAAAACTTAATTGAGAACCTGATGTTTGTGCCTCCAACAGGGTTACTGATACCACTTTCGTAAACAGTATTTTTTAGTTTGTCATCTTTTTTATTTGGTCCAAGAAATTTAGTTAAAAAGAATACTCCAATTAAAACTAAACCTATTGTAACAAATATTATAGATGAAAGAATTAGATGTGTTGACATAAATCTATCCCATATTTTGATTTGTTTAGAGAATTGTACTATAAAAAGTATAACTATCTGGTCATATGTGATAAATACCTTAAACTTTATTTGTTAATTGAGAAGAATTGTAATACTGTTAAAAAAAATCACTAAAAATATGTAACAATTTTACCCAATGCCTTTTCTAAATTTGCTTTTGTAGTTGCACAGTTCAGCCTAAAATAGCCCTTTCCTTCGATACCAAAGCTAGTTCCATCATTGAGTGCAACTTTTGCTTCTTTAAGTAGCTTTTGTTTTACTTGTTCGTGATTATTAGAAATTTTTTTAAAGTTTAACCAAAGTAAATATGTAGCTTCTGGTTCAAAAAAACTTATTTTTGAATCCTGACTAATTAAGTAGTCTTTAGTAAAAGTTATATTACTTTTTAGATATATTAATAATTCTTCTAGCCACTCTTCACCATGAGTATATGCTGCTTGTAAAGCCGTAAAACCAAAAACATTAATCGATGATATCTCCCTTTTTTGGGCCTCTTTTTCAAAATTTTTTAATAATTGTTCATTTTCAGAAATAGCATATGCACAATTTAGTCCAGCTATGTTAAAAGTTTTTCCAGGGGAGTTTAATGTTAGTGTAATTTTAGAAATTTCTTCTGAAATTGATGCCATTGGAGTAAATTTTTTAAATACTAAATCGGCATGAATCTCATCACTTATTATAATTAAATTGTTTTCTATACAAATTTGCCCTAAAGCTTTTAATTCTTCTTTATCCCAAACTCTACCAACAGGGTTATGGGGAGAGCATAATACCATTAATTTTGTTTTTGGTGTGATTTTTGATTTTAAATCTTCAAAATCCATTGTGTAGTAACCATCTTTTTCTTTTAAAGAGTTTTTTATAAGTTTTCTTCCATTAGCTTTTATACTTTTAAATAGAGGAAAATAAACTGGAGTTTGAACAATAATCTCATCTTCAACATTTGTAAAGGCTTCAATTGCTGCACTATAGGCGGGTACAACACCATTTACAAACTTAATCCATGAAGTTTCAATCTCCCAATTATGTCTTTTTTTCATCCACTCTTTTACAAGATTATAAGTATCTTTTGAGGGTTTAGCATAACCATAAACTCCATGTTTTGCTCTATTTATAATTGCATTATTTATTACATCAGGGGTTTTAAAATCCATATCTGCTACCCACAGTGGTTGTAGATCTTTTTCATTAAAATAAAATTCTAGTGCATCATACTTTGCACAATCAGTATTTTCTCTATCAATCACTTCATCAAAATTGTATTTAATTTTATTAAGCATACTTAAAACCTCTACTATAAACTATTTTTTATTGATAAAATGATATAAGATTTTGACTAATTATTAGATTACCTAGAGGATATAATGGAAAAAGCTATAGAAATTTTAAAGAACAATAATCTTTTAAAAATTATTGATGATGAACTTGATATTTATCTTGAGATTCCACATATTGCATATATTGAAGTAAAAAGAGCTGACTCTAAAGCGATTCTTTTTACAAATGTGGTTGATAGAAAAAACAATAAAAAATTTGATGTACCAGTATTAATGAATGTATTTTGTAATGAGAAAGCAGTAAAACTATTTATAGGTGATGGAGATAAAATTGGAGACGAAATAGAGTCCCTACTTAAAATGAAACCACCTACTACATTTAGTGAAAAACTTTCAACTTTTGGGAAGTTGTTTGCATTAAAAAATGTAATTCCAAAAAAATTAAAAGGTAAAGGGGAGTGTCAAGAGCTTATAAAACTTGGAAAAGATGCTAAACTTTCTGATTTACCTATATTAACAACTTGGGAGCAAGATGGAGGTCCTTTTATTACCATGGGACAAGTTTATACTACTTCATTAAATGGTGAAATGAAAAATCTTGGTATGTATAGACTTCAAGTTTATGATGACCATACTTTAGGTATGCATTGGCAGATTCATAAAGATTCTAATCACTTTTTCCATGAATATAAAAAAGCTGGTAAAAAAATGCCAGTCTCTATTGGTATAGGTGGTGATCCAATGTATATTTGGTGTGGACAAGCACCTCTTCCTATTGGTGTATTTGAATTAATGCTTTATGGGTTTGTAAAAGGTAAAAATGCACAACTTGTAAAATCTGTTACAAATGATATTTATATTCCAAAAGATAATGATTATGTAATAGAAGGTTTTGTTGATACCTCAAAAATGAGAATAGAAGGACCTTTTGGTGATCATACTGGGTATTATACTTTAGAAGAGGAATATCCTTTTATGGAAGTAACAGCAATTACAAGTAAGGCAAAACCTACGTACTTAGCAACAGTTGTTGGGAAACCACCTTTGGAAGACAAATATATGGGGCATGCAACTGAAAGAATATTCCTTCCGCTTTTAAAAACAACAGCTCCTGATTTAATAGATTATTATATGCCTGAAAATGGTGTTTTTCATAATCTAATTTTAGCAAAAATTAAAACTTTATATCCTGGACACGCTCAACAAATGATGCACGCATTTTGGGGAGTAGGGCAAATGAGTTTTGTTAAACATGCAATTTTTGTAAATGAAGATGCTCCTGATTTAACAGACCATGATGCAATATGCAAACATATTTTAAATAGAATTGATATTGATGAGTTGTTAATTACTAGAGGTGTAGTTGATGCCCTTGATCATAGTTCACCTAAATTTGCAGTTGGTGGAAAACTTGGATTAGATTGTACAGGGGATGAAATTGATGAATTGGGAATTACAGTTTTAGAAGATAATGAATTATTAGAAAAGATGCAAGAAATATCTTCTGATGTAAAAAATTTAAAACAATACTATAAAGATACAAAAAATCCAGTTACTGTTATTACTGTTGAAAAAAATAGAAGTCAAAAATATCTTTTTGAAGATTTAAAACCATTATATGATAATTTAAAAATATTAGTAATTGTTGATGATGCTAATCAAAATGATGTAGAAAATCCATATATGTTAATTTGGAGAGTTGTAAATAATATTGATTCAAATAGAGATATTTATATTGATTTAAATACTATTTGTGTTGATGGTACAAATAAAAATGCACATGATAATTTTAAAAGAAGATGGCCAGATGATGTTGATTGTTCAAAAGAAGTTATTGATTCTTTAAGACAAAGAGGTATTCTAGATATATCAGATGAATTTATAAAAAAATTCCAATTATAATAGTTAAGGTATTTTATTACCTTAACTTGATTTTTTCATCTCTCTTTTTAATCTAAAACTATAGATAAGTAACAATATAATAATCAATACCAAAGGAAAAATAAACTTTAATATAAAAGTGTAGTCAACTTGGTCTTGATATACAATTGAATAGTATTTATTATTAATCTCTTGTCTCTCTTCATCACTTATTAAAGCAATAGATTCATTTAGTAGCTTTAATAGTTTTTTATTCCCATTATTTACTACAAGTTTTAATTCAAAATCAATATCTACAGTTCCAGAAATTTTTATTTTTTGATAATCTTTTTTTGAAATCACATATGCAATTGCTGGAACTTTTGCTATTACTGCATAAACTTTATCTTCATTTAAATATTTTATAGCCTTATTTAAATCATCAATTTTTACAAAATCAATATCTGGATAAAGCTTTTTGATTTGTTCATAATATAATGCATTTTTTGCTATTGCAATTTTTTTGTTTTTTATTTCATTTAAGTCTGAAATATATGGCTTGTTAAATTTTGTTGCAATACCAATTTTTAATTGTGCTATTGGAATAGTTTCAAGTAGTTTTGATTTTTTGTCATGCTTACTAAAACTATATTTAACATGATTTGGGTTTTTCTCAATCTTACTAATTGCTTCTTTTATGTCATGGACTATTAATGTACTTGCAGTGTTTGTACTAAGTTTTTTATTTATAAGTTTCCAATAATCTATTTCAATACCTGAGATTTTATTATCAATCATCATAGTAAAAGGTGGATAGTTATTATTAGTAACTAAAGTTAAAGGATTTTCCTTTAAAAAATTATCAACTTTTTTTGTTTTTAATATTTGATTTGGTGAATAGATAAAATTTTCAAGATAGTATGATTTATTTGTAGTTCCTAAAAGAAGATATAATCTTTTTATCTCTTCAATCTTTTTTTTATCAAAAGTACCTAATAAACCCTCATCGTATTTTGCTAATTTTTTTAAAATTTGACCTTCATATATTAAAGATTCTAAACTTTTATTTTGGGTATTATATTTATCAAAAATTAGTTTTGCTGTCTCTTCAATATTTTCAAAGGCATATTTCCAACCTTTTAATGTAGCATTATAGACTTTTTTTACTCTAAGTGGATTTTGGTCTAGCTCTGTTTTTGAGGTATAAAATATACCTCCATAAAAATCAAAGCCATAATCACTTGGATTGTGAATAACAAAGTCTATATTTTTTTCTTTTAAAATAAATGGCTCATTTGAAAGGTAAGAAGCCATTGCATCTGTTTTTCCATTAATCAAATCTTCAAGTTTAAAAGAGTGTTTTTGAAAATTTATATTATCTAAAGATACCCCTTGTGAGATAATCATTGAATTAATACTTGCTGCAAGTTTAGCATCAGTAGTAATCATGATTTTTTTATTTTTTAAATCTTTTGGTGAAAAAATATTTGATTTTTTTAACGAGATTAACACCATTGGTGAATTTTGATATATAGCAGATAAAAAAACTATATCCTTTCCCTCTAGTTTATCTACAATAAGGGATGATTTCCCTACAGCATATTCTATTTTTTTATTTAATAAATCATCTAAAATATTTATATTGTAGTCAAACTCTTTTATCTTCACATCTAAGTTTTCATTTTCATAAAAACCTTTTTCTTTTGCAATATAATATCCAGCAAATTGAAATTGATGTAGCCAGTCTAATTGTATAGTTACTTTATCTAATGTTTTAGAATACAAGTTTGCCATAAGTATTAATAGTATTGTTATTATTTTTAGAATTTTCATAATAAAATTATATCTTAATTAATTGAAGATAGATTTACAGTTTTGTTACTTTTTTTAAAAAATACATTTTAATGTTAATATTGATATAATATCGTCTTAAATATAGAATGTATTTTCTAATAGAGGAATATAATAGATGATTCTAATGATTGATAATTATGATTCATTCACTTACAATATTGTTCAGTATTGCCTAGAATTAGGTGCTGATTTAAAAGTAATTAGAAATGATGAATTAAGTGTAGAAGAGATAGAAGCTTTAAACCCTGAAAAGATAATTATATCTCCAGGACCTGCAACTCCTGATGATGCAGGTATTTGTTTAGACGTAATAAAGCATTTTGCTGATAAAAAACCAATATTTGGTATTTGTTTAGGTCATCAAAGTATTGCTCAGGTTTTTGGTGGAGAAGTAATTAAAGCAGATAATATGATGCATGGTAAAACTTCTAAAATGAAAAGGGTTAAAGAAACAAAAATTTTTGATACTCTTCCCGATGAATTTACTCAAACTAGATATCATTCTTTAACAGTAAAAAAAGAGAATTTACCTGAAATTATTATACCAACATCATATAGTATGGATGATAATGAGATTATGTCTTTAGAGATTAAAGATAAACAAGTTTATGGAGTTCAATTTCACCCTGAATCAATTATGAGTGAGTATGGATTTAAAATAATAGATAATTTCTTAAAATTATGAGTTTAAACGATAATAGTTACAAAAATATTTTTTATACGCTTTTTTTTGTAGTACTATTATCTTTATTTTATAGTGCTAACTCTATGAGTATCTCATATGGTGAAGCACTAAATGTATTTAAAAACACCTCTTTATTAAC
It encodes the following:
- a CDS encoding MalY/PatB family protein — translated: MLNKIKYNFDEVIDRENTDCAKYDALEFYFNEKDLQPLWVADMDFKTPDVINNAIINRAKHGVYGYAKPSKDTYNLVKEWMKKRHNWEIETSWIKFVNGVVPAYSAAIEAFTNVEDEIIVQTPVYFPLFKSIKANGRKLIKNSLKEKDGYYTMDFEDLKSKITPKTKLMVLCSPHNPVGRVWDKEELKALGQICIENNLIIISDEIHADLVFKKFTPMASISEEISKITLTLNSPGKTFNIAGLNCAYAISENEQLLKNFEKEAQKREISSINVFGFTALQAAYTHGEEWLEELLIYLKSNITFTKDYLISQDSKISFFEPEATYLLWLNFKKISNNHEQVKQKLLKEAKVALNDGTSFGIEGKGYFRLNCATTKANLEKALGKIVTYF
- a CDS encoding ABC transporter substrate-binding protein, yielding MKILKIITILLILMANLYSKTLDKVTIQLDWLHQFQFAGYYIAKEKGFYENENLDVKIKEFDYNINILDDLLNKKIEYAVGKSSLIVDKLEGKDIVFLSAIYQNSPMVLISLKKSNIFSPKDLKNKKIMITTDAKLAASINSMIISQGVSLDNINFQKHSFKLEDLINGKTDAMASYLSNEPFILKEKNIDFVIHNPSDYGFDFYGGIFYTSKTELDQNPLRVKKVYNATLKGWKYAFENIEETAKLIFDKYNTQNKSLESLIYEGQILKKLAKYDEGLLGTFDKKKIEEIKRLYLLLGTTNKSYYLENFIYSPNQILKTKKVDNFLKENPLTLVTNNNYPPFTMMIDNKISGIEIDYWKLINKKLSTNTASTLIVHDIKEAISKIEKNPNHVKYSFSKHDKKSKLLETIPIAQLKIGIATKFNKPYISDLNEIKNKKIAIAKNALYYEQIKKLYPDIDFVKIDDLNKAIKYLNEDKVYAVIAKVPAIAYVISKKDYQKIKISGTVDIDFELKLVVNNGNKKLLKLLNESIALISDEERQEINNKYYSIVYQDQVDYTFILKFIFPLVLIIILLLIYSFRLKREMKKSS
- a CDS encoding NADH-quinone oxidoreductase subunit A; amino-acid sequence: MSTHLILSSIIFVTIGLVLIGVFFLTKFLGPNKKDDKLKNTVYESGISNPVGGTNIRFSIKFYLVAIGFLLFDVEIIFMFPWAVNILDLGYAGIIKMFIFIGLLFAGLIYMYKKKALSWD
- a CDS encoding menaquinone biosynthesis decarboxylase, with the protein product MEKAIEILKNNNLLKIIDDELDIYLEIPHIAYIEVKRADSKAILFTNVVDRKNNKKFDVPVLMNVFCNEKAVKLFIGDGDKIGDEIESLLKMKPPTTFSEKLSTFGKLFALKNVIPKKLKGKGECQELIKLGKDAKLSDLPILTTWEQDGGPFITMGQVYTTSLNGEMKNLGMYRLQVYDDHTLGMHWQIHKDSNHFFHEYKKAGKKMPVSIGIGGDPMYIWCGQAPLPIGVFELMLYGFVKGKNAQLVKSVTNDIYIPKDNDYVIEGFVDTSKMRIEGPFGDHTGYYTLEEEYPFMEVTAITSKAKPTYLATVVGKPPLEDKYMGHATERIFLPLLKTTAPDLIDYYMPENGVFHNLILAKIKTLYPGHAQQMMHAFWGVGQMSFVKHAIFVNEDAPDLTDHDAICKHILNRIDIDELLITRGVVDALDHSSPKFAVGGKLGLDCTGDEIDELGITVLEDNELLEKMQEISSDVKNLKQYYKDTKNPVTVITVEKNRSQKYLFEDLKPLYDNLKILVIVDDANQNDVENPYMLIWRVVNNIDSNRDIYIDLNTICVDGTNKNAHDNFKRRWPDDVDCSKEVIDSLRQRGILDISDEFIKKFQL
- a CDS encoding anthranilate synthase component II; this encodes MILMIDNYDSFTYNIVQYCLELGADLKVIRNDELSVEEIEALNPEKIIISPGPATPDDAGICLDVIKHFADKKPIFGICLGHQSIAQVFGGEVIKADNMMHGKTSKMKRVKETKIFDTLPDEFTQTRYHSLTVKKENLPEIIIPTSYSMDDNEIMSLEIKDKQVYGVQFHPESIMSEYGFKIIDNFLKL
- a CDS encoding NADH-quinone oxidoreductase subunit D, whose product is MLKPDMIVNSIDLKATIKSLKEEQDYTILLDITAVDYLQYPDVTPSRFGVIYILRTSDFKKHLTLKTYVNDTTLEIDSITDLYYAADWAERETFDQYGIRFKGHPNLKRVLNHHQFVGHPLRKDYPVTKGQICTETEDLMDEMVPLLKRKGYSESDLEELMMLNIGPSHPASHGTIRNFVAMEGETITACVTEIGYLHRGFEKACETHNYSQVIPYTDRLNYCSAMLNNIGYAKAIEDMLGIDITPRAKMIRIIIGELSRLTDHIVCNAANMVDLGGLTNFWYIFAPRDKAYDLFSKLTGARLTNSYTRIGGLEFDLYEGFAEDLEDVLKDVEKAIDDSLSLVAHNKIFQDRTQDVGVIDAKFALDAGITGPNLRAAGVPFDLRKDTPYYGYENFDFDVVVGSHGDVYDRIMCRFEEMRESMKIIRQAMKELPDGPINVDAPGIFLPSKKDVYGNIEGLMNQFKLTFEGIKVPKGEYYGATEGANGELGFYTVSDGSGTPYKIKCRPPCYYALGGYARIVEGNMLADAVVTMASMNFIAGEFDR
- the nuoF gene encoding NADH-quinone oxidoreductase subunit NuoF, with product MAVELVKIVSKNFDIPDSHKLEVALKNGRYESVEKAFSMKPEDITEEVCKSGLRGKGGGGAACGPKWKLMPPVDERPRYLIVNGDESEPGTFKDRQIFQYDPHLLIEGIIVSCWAMQANDAYIYIRGEYKWFIDRLNAAIDEAYEAGIIGDKVMNKYDFRVDITVHRGGGAYICGEKSALIESIEGKRGHPRLKPHGKECEWFYGMPATVNNVETISSVPNIVLNGYESYTKWGTEKAPGTMLFAMSGPVNNPGVYELQYGEKMIDVINEIGGGMKDGLKLKAVIPGGASCPILTAEEVEKAYLDYESMWDIGSTLGTGGMMIIPEGTSMVDVAKNLIEFYHHESCGQCTPCREGTGWIDKTIKKILEGNGSEKDIETILDVCETMNGKTICVFAPAVKDIIKSIVVKYRNEFTEYFNK
- a CDS encoding NADH-quinone oxidoreductase subunit B, giving the protein MGLGAEANLGDSIITTKLDEAINWARSYSMWPMAFGTACCGIEFMSVAAAKYDVSRFGAEVVRFSPRQADLLIVAGTITYKQAPVLKKIWDQMCEPKWVISMGACACSGGFYDNYTTLQGIDEVIPVDEYVAGCPPRPEAVLDAIMRIQERSYDESIIKDREKNFKGILDA
- the nuoE gene encoding NADH-quinone oxidoreductase subunit NuoE, encoding MSKFKYTEENEKEFARIAAKYPKIDAMMLPALWLVQEQEGWVSPEAMIFVADKLGKTPIEVYEFATFYTMFNLKPIGTYHIELCKTLSCMLMGAPELKKFIKDTLGIEPGQTSEDGKFHLSEVECQGACGGAPMIALNNEYHENLTIDKLKTIIEGCK